GGCGGCGGGAGCCTGGCCCACGGCGATAAGTTCCTGAGCCCGCTGCAGTGAGAGAACACAAGGTCAGTTGCCAGTCCCTGAGTTATAGAATCCCACCGATGGTAGTTTCCAAGATCACCACTCACTTTCAGGACATTTTCCGGTTTGATATGGGGTGGAGGTGGCATGGTGGGCGATGGACCCTGTGGGTTTCAAAAGATGATATCGGTGAAAATTGTTTGGCACGCAGAGGCTTCTTGGATCGAGGCTGGAGAAATCTCGAGGCGAAAAAAATAGCAAATCGCACAACGACGGGCGGGCAGCACTGTTCCACAGTGTAAAAAAGGCCCTtttcttgatgatgatgctgccaCGCGACGGTCGGCCAGAAAGAAAGTGAGGGCGGCAGCGAAGCGTCGTTGTGGGAGAATCACGAAAAAAACAGGCGCAACTGCGATCCCACTTTGGGATAAGCGACCGTGATCACGTGATTGAGTAGACAGTACAAAAGGCACACTCCCCCCTCTTGAGCAACATAGACAGAGTCATACATCAGACATTGAGGATGCTCATCTTGGATGATCTGAATCCTCCATTCGTTGGAGAACAATGGGTTTCTTTCGAATCGTTCCTGCTTCACGAGTCAACTGGCTTCTGAACCACGTGTGGACGGAGAGCAACCTGGACGATCGTTTGAGATATTAGctctctctactccgtagatacaGATTACATTGTATCCGAACTTCGAATCTAAATACTCCACTCCGTACTTCCGATCAACCTGAGCCTATCAAGCATGTACTTTGTTGATATGCAGGGTTGACCAACGGGTAAGATGCGCCAAAATCACGTGATTGGATACTCCTATACTGCTCCGTAGGTACTcctaggtactccgtattgtAAGGTACATTAAGGACAGTTCTGATACATTCTTACATTCCAGCCGCTGATGAGGGGTCCACGTGAGATACTTCAACATGGACAGTCCATACATCAGAAAAGCATCAAATCGTAGATGGATGTATGTAGACTCGAGATGATACACATTCTCGATCTGTTTCAAGGAGCCTCAAATGTCCAATCTTTCTGATACCGTCGCTTTCAGCAGAAGAACCAATGCGTCCAGACTGTTCAAAGTTTAAATAAGACCATTGTCCGGCGCACCACACCATTGCTCTCAGGGGTTTCACTATCTACTTTGGAGTCAGTACGGAGCACCATCAGTCCATCCCACAGAGTCGGAAACTGTCTGTTCTTGCGAGAGTGGACTTGGCTTAACATTCTCAACATTATTAATACTGACTACTGATTCTACTCTCCTCCTGGTGTCTTTCCCGCAGGTGCTAGATTGCTAGTAATAATCATAGTAGTCCTTCCCCCGTCCCTCTCCAATAGGAGGGTCTTAATTTCTCCCtccattttcttctttgtcgtCCTTCGTCTTCTGATACTACTCTACTCTTCCTctactcttttttttttttcttctattattattattttcctttccttAATTTCCCACTAAGTCCATTCGTTTCCTACCGCTGATCCTCTCGCCCTCTCACTCTTTCAGAGTCGACAGTTGGCTGTTCAGTTAATCCCCTCCCTTTTTTGTGGTCACTCCGCCCGCTTTTTCCGGATTCCCCTTACTCTCCAGTTCAGCGCGCCAAAGCTTCTCCTCAACCCAGACTTCCTACCCACCAGGGCTCAGCAACTCCCCACGGTCTCCCTACCCCGTTGTCGCGTGTAGGGAATTGTCTACAACTGTTCTCGTCACTTCTTGAACTCTTGGTTCTCACAGAAATTGGAATCGAAAAATGCCTGCCTACGAGCTGCGGTCGGGGGGAGATGTCaggaacaagaagcagaGTGTGGCCGATCTCAAGTACCGTCGCTTGACAGAGCTCAATGCTCGCTTAaaggaggatctggatcGTCCTCGGGTGAAGGTGTCTGAGGCTGCCATGTCGTAAGTGTCCAATTCGCGTTCCCTTGGCAACTGTCACCGTCCCTGTCGATTCATCTATCATGAGCGACGGGATGGTTGTGATCCAGTTGCCGACCGCCCGTCCGCACTTGACCCGAATACTCACACTCCGTTCCCTGACCAGGTTGATCAACTACTGCAACAATACTCGTGATTTTATGGTACCGTCTGTATGGGGCCAGGTATGCGATTGATGTCAATTTGTGAAAGAAAAGTGATCAGCAGCCGGAGCGCTAACACAATCCCAGGTTGACAAGCGCGAGGATCCGTATgctcctcagcagcagggagGCTGCTGCACGGTCATGTAATGGTGTCATGACACTGAACGCTTTCTTTCCGAAATCGAAGACGGCTCGACTTGTTCTTGAAGCTGTTGTTCGCGATTTTCTATTCCTCATCGACATGATTTCCCACCCcgtttttcttcttttcgccTAATACTTTTGACATCTTTGGACTCTTGGGATCCGACATGGCGTCCCGCTTCTATCATCACGACGATAACTGAAAATACCTCATCCCACCGAGCAATGAAACCGGGTACTCGTGACGGCTGTGTCTGTGAGCAATTGTGCGGCTATGACGGGTCGACTGGAGGAACGCGCGCTGGTCTTGCAGAGATTCCGGGAGGCCTACTACTACTGAACGAAGCATACGTCGCATACGTATCACATCGTCCCAGGGAtgatcattgatctcagCGTCCAGCTATCCGTGGTGCATTCGAGGATGCGCCGACTTGACATTATCTTCTTCTATTCTATATTCCCTATTTCTCTCTTGAAAACTTTTTCTTCTATCCACGTTGGTCTTTGTTGTTTCCCGATTCGTGTGATTGTGATTCCGCCATATTTCCTCTGTTTGCAGTGAGTGAGTGATTGGTACGGATGGTGTTTCATGGGTTCGAAAAGCACATTCCTCGGCTGTCGAGGCTGAGAGCAAAGTCCCAGCATCTTGTAAAGTAGAAATCGCTGGTTTCCAGCTCTAATACAGCAATCAATGTCTTACCTTAGTCGCATCCAACTCCTGTATCTCATCTCAACCATCCAACGTAACCATGCGCGATTTCAGAAATCCGCCGACTCGctgacatcatcaaccaccTCATGCAACTAAATACCACCTTTGCATCTCACCAGCTCTCCAGTCAATAATCAAATCACCACGTAGTCCAGCTACACAGAGCATAGATTAACAACGCAATCCCTGCTAGTGAAAATCTAGTGCAGCGAAATGACCGAACCAACGCCCCCCATCGAACAACACccaccatcctcaagcaCAACCACAAATCCCCCGCCCACCACGaccacaacaacagcaacgacAACCACAACCCTGCCCCGAATCACAATCAAATACTGCACGCAATGTAAATGGATGCTCCGAGCCGCTTATGTAtgtcccccccccccccctttcttcTCGTTTCACCCGGATTCAGTATGCACACGATCCCCGATACCAAACAAACAGGTCCAAGCGCAAGTACCATGCTTATTGCTAATGCTATGCTAACGTGGATTGAAAAAAGTTCGCCCAGGAACTTCTCTCGACGTTTTCGACCAGTCTTGGCGAGGTTGCTCTTGTGCCGTGCACGGGGGGCACGTTTATCGTGAGTATTACTAGTTTGTCTGAGACGGAGGTGCGGGAGAGTGTGCTCTGGGATCGGAGGGTTGATGGTGGGTTTCCGGGTATGtactctcttttcttttcgaggagatgaggataGGTGTGCGGGCTGTGTCTGGTATGGGAATtgagatgctgatgctggatAGAGGTCAAGGTGCTCAAGAGTCGGGTGAGGAATGTGGTTGATCCACAGAGGGATTTGGGCCATACAGATCGGGCCTTGAGGAAGGAGCATGGGGATAGTCAACAACAGAgtcaagaaaagaaaacgGAAAAGTGTGAGGATTGTCAGGCTTAGTGATGCTACCGCTACCGATATGATAGACGAAGGATTATATTCTCAACTCTATATATCAAAGATCAATTATGAGCTTGTCAGACGGACAGGACAGAAGGCGGATATCAATCAATGCTTTGAACGCGACTCGCCGAATCTAGCATGACAAGTTCAAAACAGGTTGGCTAACCGGGTCGATATGTATCGTGATATGGTgaaatgatgacaatgagaATCAAAGAGAATGACAcaagaagcaagaaatgaTACAGTTCAGTCCACGCATGGGAGAACTCTGGATCCTCCAAACGCCAACCCACGCCCCGTTTCTAATTTGATTTCCTGATCCCAGCCGGTCTGCGTTGCATCGTTGGGAATCAATCATGATTGCCCAAAAAAAAGAGCAAAGAAGATAAGGAAAAATGGGAACGAAAGAATATGGATGTAAAGAAAAGTGGCAGAGAAGGAACGAGACTGGATAGCCGGAAGGGGGGCTACCAAGTCATGCAGCAGTGCTAAAACGAGGACGGCAAGGCACATTGCCTAACCACGGAATATAGAAAGTATATCACTGAGTGTAGAGCTAACCCAGCGTCCAAGCCCAGTCGTAGAATCATGCAATCCATCATAAGCACAAGTTCGTCAGCGGATATACCATTCGTGAGTCCTTCGTCATTTCTCCATTTCGGGTCCAACCGTGTATCGCCAGGAGCCAAACACCTTGAAACAAAACTACAAGAAAGGAACATTTAggcgaggagaaggtgaagcgAAACGAAAACGTAAGCTCAAGTCTCCCCGCTCAGCTCATGCTGATGCGAATGATGCGGTTTGCGCTTCCAGAACGCCAAGCGTAGACGACTCCGCCGTTTCGGCAACCTGCGTGGAGGCTGCTCACCAGCAGTTGGGTCATCCCAAGTGGGATGCGCCTCATTCTTGACACTCGGTGTGGTGGTTGTAGAATGCGCGGGGCTGTTGGACCCGTTCCCCACTACGAAAGTGGTGATGGGACTCTttcttccatcatccaggtGTGAATGAGAGGTGTTGGTATCGCTGAAATGGGTGTCACCCTCCGAACGCCCTTCGCCGACGGAGTACTGTTTCGATGAACCGGGCCGTGCACCGTCAGACTCGTCGTGCTCGTCTCTGATGTGTTCGCGGGAATGCCCCTTCTCGTCCCTGTCATCGACAGTGACGAAACTGGTGGCATTGGTGGCTGGAGAAATGGGCGTCATGGTATTGCTATATGTGCTCAAGCTGTGGGTGCGCGTGCAACTGTTCCGCTGCGAGTTCGGTGCACCTGAGCCGCGTCCGGTCGAGTTCGTGTTAGCGTGGTGGCGACGATGCCCCTGCGGTCCCTGCCGAGAACTGCTCGGTCGCTCTGCTTCTCTTTCAGTGGATTCACCACTTCTGTGACGGGAGTTGGCGCGATTCGGGTCATCGGACGTGTTGGCAAGGATGACCGCACTGAGAACCGCGTCCTCCGAAGAGCGTCTGGAGTTTTGACCAGTCTGCCTTTCGAAATCTCCAGCATGCTCGGATCCATCCGCGTCAGGAGACGTGCCGGATACCGATGGCGTAGCGAGGTCGGGGACAGCACTGGAGGATTTCCGAGAAGGCACGAACGGTATCGGACTGCCTGTGATATCCATCGATGGGCCTGGGGTGTCTGGCGACACGACAGGACTGATGGTGTTCTCATTGTAATCATTCGGGGATGATTCAGCCGTCCCAAAGTAGTCGCCGGTTGCTTCGCGTCGCTGCGTCGCAGGGTCGTCAGGGTCCAGCGCCGACCTGGCAGAACTCTCATTCAACGGTGCACGCAGACCTTTGAAACTCGCGGCAGGGCTCTGCGAGCGAGGGGAAAGGCCGCCCTCAAAACGCGGGTCTAGCAGCGActgcttccttttctccATATCGGCCAGAAAGTGCCAGCGAGTCTGGTTGGTCCGGATGTGCTCGACCGTGAATCGCAGCTCAGGCAGAAGGTCCGACACGCCCTCGAAGAGAGGGAGAGCAAAGATAGACATGAACCCGATCTGACCGGTGGCGAGCTTGTAGACGTTTCCCAGCTCCGGTGGACCACCGAACAACGCAGTTTCCATGCCTACCTCGCGCTCCATCTCTCCCTGATTGGCAAATTCTTCCTGTAGAATCCTGGTCCATTTCTCGGCGATATCCCACGGCCGTGCCACATTACTGATGTCGGCACACTTGATCAAAAGGCCACAGACAAGTGTTTTATAAATTTCAATATCCTGCGGCTTCCAGCCATCGACAGACTTGCCATTCGCGTAGAACTTCTCCTGCAGAGAGCCCAACCGTTCCATAAACTTCTGATGTACGCCCATGTCGGTCGCCAGGATCGAACTGATGAGCAGTTTCCGAAGTTGTCTATCCTTAAAAGCGGCAGGCCAGTGGCGTCGCAGGATCTGTGAGAATGCAGCGCAGTGGAAAGCCTCCAGGACCGAATTATCATTGTATAGCTGTGCCAACGGAGCATTGAGCTTGACTAAGAAGAAATTGTTGACTCCGGGATGACCGACGTCGTGACCGATTGCGGAAATAAGCAGGGTCAAAGTGTCAAACGGTGTCAAGAGAGATGCGATGGAGGACGGCGAATCAGTATTGGGGCCGACAGAGCCATATGGGGGCAATGCACCTATATGCACCAGGAAGCAAAACACGGATTGCAGCACGTCAATGGCATGTCGAAAATTATGGTAGAGGACAAATGAATTGTACGATGCGCGGCAAGCGAGCAGAAAAGTTCGAAGTTCACCTGCGAAAGAAAGGTCCTGCATAAGTCAAGATATCACAGTAGCAAACCCACGAATAACTTACACGGTGTTAATCGCCACTGATCTAAGTTCGGTAGAGTGAAAGCATGCTGAAGCATCTCGCAGGCCCCAAACACGAGTTCGTCTTCGGAGAACTCATGAGCAGTGAAGTTCCAGCTCCCGATGAGCTTTCTCACAACTTTCTGCCGCTCTGGACTCACATCCAGGTCCCTTTTACACATTAGCTGGTGGGTAGAGAACTCAAAAGGCAGAGCGAACGCACCTGTCCTGGAACTCTTCAATGACTTCCTCGGGGTTGCAAATACCCTTCATGAGTTTGGATACCCTATGAAGAATAAATTAGCATTGCGGCTGCAGCAATGTGTTGAATACACTTACATCGCCTCTCTCAAGTAGGCATACGGTTGCTCATCATGAACGCCCACCCATGATTGTTTCCGCGACTTCTTCCTGGCGAGGAAGCGAGATTGTTCCCGGCGCGCCGACTTGCGCACTCGATAGGCATGGACTATCAAGCCTTGCACTCTTGACCTGTCAAGTGGTGTTGAGAGAACGTCAACGGCACCTGCATCTAAGCATTTGGAAATCTGCTGCGGATTGGAAAGGGGCGTGGCCGACGGTTGCGATGTAGGATCGCTGGTCGGTTCGTTGGGGGAGTGGCGCAAGACTGCGATCGGTATGATCAGGTTTGGGATCTCGGAGACTTGAATGTCTGCAGATACCCCTGAGAGCAACTGCAAGCCGTAGGAGGAGTCGGATTGAgcggagaaggtgaagccGCGGCGAATAGATGTCGGAGACGGAGGTCCCGCATCCGGCCACGAAGCGCGACTGGCTTTGCGACGATCCCGAACAGAGTCCTCGCTGTGACCAAGTTCAATGTCGAAAAAAGCGAAAATGGGTGTGCATTTACTGCTGGCACTATCGGAGAGCTCAGCGAGTTTGGCAGCGAGAGACGTCCCGACATGACAGAGGTATACTGCGATTCAGTCAGCATCCGGAGAAGCATTGGCGGCAGAAGGCAGCGCATACTTTGTTTACACACTTCCAACAAAAGCGCCACGTCCGACCGCAACGATTCAGGTTCATCGTTACGAATTGTATCGCTGCGGAATGCTGTTGGGTCAAACGAATCCCGGTCCACCCATCGTTCCTCTTGCACACGATCGTCGATATATACTGCGCAACATTCGACACGATCCATAGTATCGGCAGGGTTGGGTACGCCCATCGCCAGGAGATTCTGGGCTCAGAGTAAAGGCTCACACAGACGTAAGGAAAAGCGGAAGGAAGGAAggtagaaggaaagaagagatgcCCAGTCTGGCCTCGGTTTCATATGGTATGCGGGCACCAAGATCGTCGGGCGTGAGTCCGGTAGAAGGGGAtagggggggggaaggaaaagAGCGGTTGACAGAAGAGCCGTATGGGAGCGGGGCGCAATCTTGTAACGAGAGACTCGGTTCAATGAGAATTCTATAAACTCTGTGGAAATTAGATTAGCGCTCAAGGTCGCCATGATCCAGGTGCGACTGTATATGCAAGCGAAAGGAGGACAAAAAGGTAAGGGCCTTGCAACCAGAGACAGATGAGGGAACAAAAGAATGACGATCCTCGACGCCAGCGGCGCAATCCCGAACAATGAGTTTGTTCGCTGCAGattcccacggcaggttaGGGCTTCGTTTTGTTGTCCTGCGGGCGAGGAAAGACAGCAGTCCCTTGCGTAGATGTCTCGTTCTGAGACAATCCAGAGTCAAGACGAGCCCTGCAGTACCGCACTCTTGGTCCTCAACGCAAAAGAAATGCTGGCCTGGCCGCAATGACAAAATCCGCGCATGCACATCACAATGCACTCACTTTTGAATTGTAAATAATATAAAAGCTCCAGAAAGGAAGGAGAGCGAGAGATGTATATAAAACGATGTGCTGCGACGGATCGCAAACGAAGATCAATCGatcaaagagaagagcaGTCGGGGCGGCGAGGTGAAACGGTCGGGAGGGAGCACCAATTGCCGCAGTGATGTTCGCAAAAGGCCGTCTTAGACAAATACGCGTTCGGTCGATAATCCACCAGAAAGCGAAGAGTCGGAATCGCAACGTATTCGAGAATCGCCTAGCCGAGACGGACGCGAAATTCGAGGTTCCTGGATCGGAAGGGGGGGATTCTCAGGATGCCATGATGGGCCTCCGAGAGGGCCAGGCGGAATGGAGACGGCACACAGAGGCAACTGGAACAACCAGGTCTTGTTTATCGGGGAGGACAAAGACGGAATTGTCGCACGAGTCGAGTTCCCTGGGTGAGAATTGACGTTGATGTAACGGGACAAGGGAGGATAACCACTAGTGTGGAATGAGGATAAAGTGGttgaaaggaggaaaaggaaacgCGATGGTGTATGTCTACCCCGTAGTAGTCGATGGTAAAGTGTAGGAAATGAGAGGTGGAAAAgaatagagaagaaaaaaaaaggtagggggggggaaaaaattaaggaaaaaaaaaatgaagaaagCCAAAGGTATggaatgacgatgatggaGCTTGACAGCGTCTAGAATATACACTGAGGCTgatggagcaggaggagaagagaatggGACAGACAGGGCAGAAAGAAGGAAGTCGATCTCAAGGGAGGGTCCAAGTGGAGGAGACGAGAGGAGACGAGAGGAGACGAGAGGAGAGGAATGAGGTAGAGCAACCAAACCAGAGCAGACCACAGAGCCTATTGAGGGTCTGTTACCGTACTGACTACTGAGGTAAAGACAATTAGAGGTTCGATTTAGAACTAAGATCGACTAGACGATACTATGTATCTAcaatattattattagtatcTTGATACTACGCCCAACTATTATTAGggtagtatagaagatagaCGGCCGTAGTTTCTCCTCTGCAGATGAAGGATTCTTCTTGGGTTTTTCTTCCAGTCTTCCAGAAGGTCGCGGCACAGCGGGTGCGGGCGTCGTCAGAGACTCGGCGATGGGGCCGATCCTTACCAAGTCGGTAGTACAAACTTACTGGTAAGGTATTACCAACGATCATCTTACTAAGGAGTTACAAAGGTACCTTACAGATAATAAGCCAGATGATGAAATCGAGGTGCTTGAAAGCCTCTAGGTTGGATCTCGCGAACGTGCTCAGCTCAGCTCCGGATCAACAATCAGACAAATCACCTgcagagaaaaagcaaaggcCAAGAGAACGATGCAAGCAATCCATCGAGAAAACATTCCGAGTCGGTAGTACAGCGTATTTAGGGGGGTTAGGAGCCTTAGGCACCGGATCAAGCTCCTGTTCAAATGCGCTCGTCGCTTTTCCACCTCACCCTCATTCATCTCTTTATCAGGAATCAAACTTACCCAATACCTTACCATCCAGATTTCAGTCGGTTGACactgaaaagaaaaagaaaaattcAAGATAAAGTAAGTGGGGAAAGTGGGGAGGCCACCACGCCTGATCATTGATCCAACCATCCAATCTCATCGACCACTGCACTCCGCGCGTTTTCTAGAATGCTGGCTGAGCAAATCAGCTTGTCTCGTTTTCTGAGTATTTACGCCTGTTTATGGTTCGTAATTTCCATTATCCAGATAGCACTTGGCACTTACCGAGGTTCTCCCCTGCGAACTTCCATCATTATTAGAGGCTACACTGCCCAACTATAAAGTGCACTTTTAGTACCTCTCGATCTCTTAGTGTATTAGGCAGGGATTAGGTATCACTGAACATAAATGATGTTTGCAGCCTGAAAGCCTATAGACGTAGTAATACAGAGTCCTGAGTAccccgtactccgtactccgttCTCTGTGTCATGCAGACTAAAACTCTCCATCCACCTATGACCAAAGGGTGTTACCAAGTAATCAAAATTAATTAAATCCTCCAGGGGCGCAAgcgcaccaccaccaccaccatccaaGGCCACAGATGTAAGTGGCAAGCGAACCATTGACGTGACGTGATGTGATGCGATGCCATGCCACAGATCCTAGGGTTTCTTTGGTGCCTTAGGTCCTCCATCAAAGTTACCTGGAACTTTATTGCAAGTAGCAAACTCAAACCGATCTTCCAGTTTCAGTAAGTcaggacgacgatgatgttaTGTGGCGAAC
The DNA window shown above is from Aspergillus fumigatus Af293 chromosome 1, whole genome shotgun sequence and carries:
- the gpgA gene encoding guanine nucleotide-binding protein subunit gamma → MPAYELRSGGDVRNKKQSVADLKYRRLTELNARLKEDLDRPRVKVSEAAMSLINYCNNTRDFMVPSVWGQVDKREDPYAPQQQGGCCTVM
- a CDS encoding SelT/SelW/SelH family protein, with the protein product MTEPTPPIEQHPPSSSTTTNPPPTTTTTTATTTTTLPRITIKYCTQCKWMLRAAYFAQELLSTFSTSLGEVALVPCTGGTFIVSITSLSETEVRESVLWDRRVDGGFPEVKVLKSRVRNVVDPQRDLGHTDRALRKEHGDSQQQSQEKKTEKCEDCQA
- the pdeB gene encoding 3',5'-cyclic-nucleotide phosphodiesterase PDE2, with product MDRVECCAVYIDDRVQEERWVDRDSFDPTAFRSDTIRNDEPESLRSDVALLLEVCKQIYLCHVGTSLAAKLAELSDSASSKCTPIFAFFDIELGHSEDSVRDRRKASRASWPDAGPPSPTSIRRGFTFSAQSDSSYGLQLLSGVSADIQVSEIPNLIIPIAVLRHSPNEPTSDPTSQPSATPLSNPQQISKCLDAGAVDVLSTPLDRSRVQGLIVHAYRVRKSARREQSRFLARKKSRKQSWVGVHDEQPYAYLREAMVSKLMKGICNPEEVIEEFQDRDLDVSPERQKVVRKLIGSWNFTAHEFSEDELVFGACEMLQHAFTLPNLDQWRLTPCELRTFLLACRASYNSFVLYHNFRHAIDVLQSVFCFLVHIGALPPYGSVGPNTDSPSSIASLLTPFDTLTLLISAIGHDVGHPGVNNFFLVKLNAPLAQLYNDNSVLEAFHCAAFSQILRRHWPAAFKDRQLRKLLISSILATDMGVHQKFMERLGSLQEKFYANGKSVDGWKPQDIEIYKTLVCGLLIKCADISNVARPWDIAEKWTRILQEEFANQGEMEREVGMETALFGGPPELGNVYKLATGQIGFMSIFALPLFEGVSDLLPELRFTVEHIRTNQTRWHFLADMEKRKQSLLDPRFEGGLSPRSQSPAASFKGLRAPLNESSARSALDPDDPATQRREATGDYFGTAESSPNDYNENTISPVVSPDTPGPSMDITGSPIPFVPSRKSSSAVPDLATPSVSGTSPDADGSEHAGDFERQTGQNSRRSSEDAVLSAVILANTSDDPNRANSRHRSGESTEREAERPSSSRQGPQGHRRHHANTNSTGRGSGAPNSQRNSCTRTHSLSTYSNTMTPISPATNATSFVTVDDRDEKGHSREHIRDEHDESDGARPGSSKQYSVGEGRSEGDTHFSDTNTSHSHLDDGRKSPITTFVVGNGSNSPAHSTTTTPSVKNEAHPTWDDPTAGEQPPRRLPKRRSRLRLAFWKRKPHHSHQHELSGET